The following coding sequences are from one Streptomyces angustmyceticus window:
- a CDS encoding FUSC family protein — MRLRKPVDIWHKPALSAVVALAIPDLVLFGLGRLDLVLYTSAGAMCALYAHGLPYAARARTLMWVVLGMVASLGIALTAASLTTSAVLLVVLASLMSAVHKMVCDATRIGPPANVILTFITASAFFVPQHLGEVPLHLALALGTGGLAWLVCMAPALIRPQGPERIAVARALEAAAGLLRTEAGPGGGVGPAGGEPAGVAQARHAAAAAVNAAWHTLFLVPARNPARAVARAGLERLLVRAESALGHDGWSAAGEAERLGSWAREVRSGRPLPRVVLSDEQAAELAGVAEETREPRRPAPGRPYGVRAVLARLAPGSPLLPIGARVAVGCVVAGWVSMAVGVGHPYWAVVTAASIYQANTTLSWQRALQRTLGNLFGLLLYTALLPLMHLGELAMIALALAFQLGAEACITRNYWLGSVCVTPMALLLTEFGRRTPAGTLVADRWIDTVVGAVVGLACCVLVTNRRAADRIEAALGRVEAAEAVAARLLTTGATPAADGGREIGCVPETSTGHTPETGGTPEAGWARETGYAPETNRATEPSRALEVVWARDRLAGCLVELREAVEVASGEWWQRALPEERIARAEQRGHRALAGLVRQSPEPGPAPVPAPVPVG, encoded by the coding sequence GTGCGGCTGCGTAAGCCGGTCGACATTTGGCACAAGCCGGCGCTCAGTGCGGTGGTGGCGCTGGCGATTCCGGATCTCGTGCTCTTCGGGCTGGGGCGGCTGGATCTGGTCCTTTACACCTCGGCCGGGGCGATGTGCGCCCTGTATGCGCACGGTCTGCCGTACGCCGCCCGCGCTCGCACGCTGATGTGGGTGGTGCTCGGCATGGTCGCGAGCCTCGGTATCGCGCTGACCGCCGCCTCGCTGACCACGTCGGCCGTGTTGCTCGTCGTGCTCGCTTCGCTGATGTCCGCGGTCCACAAGATGGTGTGCGATGCGACGCGTATCGGTCCGCCGGCGAACGTCATCCTGACGTTCATCACGGCCTCGGCCTTCTTCGTGCCGCAGCACCTCGGCGAGGTACCCCTGCATCTGGCGCTGGCCCTCGGTACCGGAGGGCTCGCCTGGCTGGTCTGCATGGCACCGGCGCTGATACGCCCGCAGGGGCCGGAGCGGATCGCCGTGGCCCGCGCGCTGGAGGCCGCGGCGGGGCTGCTGCGTACCGAAGCAGGACCCGGCGGCGGGGTGGGACCGGCCGGTGGCGAGCCCGCCGGTGTGGCGCAGGCGCGGCATGCCGCTGCGGCCGCGGTGAATGCCGCCTGGCACACGTTGTTCCTGGTCCCGGCGCGTAACCCGGCCAGGGCCGTCGCGCGAGCCGGGCTCGAACGCCTGCTGGTGCGGGCCGAATCGGCGCTGGGGCACGACGGATGGTCCGCGGCGGGTGAAGCCGAGCGGCTCGGCTCCTGGGCGCGGGAGGTGCGGAGCGGGCGGCCGCTGCCCCGGGTGGTGCTCTCGGACGAGCAGGCGGCGGAGTTGGCGGGCGTCGCCGAAGAGACGCGGGAGCCGCGGCGGCCCGCGCCCGGCCGGCCGTACGGGGTGCGGGCGGTGCTCGCCCGGCTGGCGCCCGGGTCACCGCTGTTGCCCATCGGGGCGCGGGTCGCCGTGGGGTGTGTGGTGGCGGGCTGGGTGTCGATGGCGGTCGGCGTCGGGCATCCGTATTGGGCCGTGGTCACCGCGGCCTCGATCTATCAGGCCAACACCACGCTCTCCTGGCAGCGGGCGCTGCAGCGGACCCTCGGCAACCTGTTCGGCCTGCTGCTCTACACGGCGCTGCTGCCGCTGATGCACCTCGGGGAGCTCGCGATGATCGCGCTGGCGCTGGCCTTCCAGCTCGGGGCCGAGGCGTGCATCACCCGCAATTACTGGCTCGGCTCGGTGTGTGTCACGCCGATGGCGCTGCTGCTGACCGAGTTCGGCCGGCGAACGCCGGCCGGCACGCTGGTCGCCGACCGCTGGATCGACACCGTGGTGGGCGCGGTGGTGGGGCTGGCCTGCTGCGTCCTGGTCACCAACCGGCGGGCCGCCGACCGCATCGAAGCCGCCCTGGGCCGGGTCGAGGCTGCGGAGGCCGTCGCCGCGCGGCTGCTGACGACGGGGGCCACGCCGGCAGCGGACGGGGGCCGGGAGATCGGCTGCGTTCCGGAGACCAGCACCGGCCACACCCCGGAGACCGGCGGCACCCCGGAAGCCGGCTGGGCCAGGGAAACCGGCTACGCCCCCGAGACCAACCGGGCCACCGAGCCCAGCCGGGCCCTGGAGGTCGTCTGGGCACGTGACCGGCTGGCCGGGTGTCTGGTCGAGTTGCGGGAAGCCGTAGAGGTGGCGAGCGGTGAGTGGTGGCAGCGGGCGCTGCCCGAGGAGCGGATCGCGCGTGCCGAGCAGCGGGGGCACCGGGCCCTGGCCGGGTTGGTACGACAGTCCCCGGAGCCGGGACCGGCTCCGGTCCCGGCGCCGGTCCCGGTCGGCTGA
- a CDS encoding class II fructose-bisphosphate aldolase: MPLVPTSSIVDSAREARVGAAAFNVIHLETAEALVTAAERTDIPLILQISENCIRYHGSLLPLTRATLALAEGSTAPIAVHLDHITDADLVHQGVAAGVGSVMVDASALPYEQNVATTTELTSWCHDRGAYVEAELGEVGGKDGVHAPGARTDPDEALAFVRATGVDALAVAVGSSHAMHERTAVLDKDLIAALHTALPVPLVLHGSSGVPDDELRRAIAAGMTKINISTHLVSVFTRSIRHALDADPALVDSRKYLKPAREAVAEEAARLLGVLGAPATVPGQYAAQAPARG, translated from the coding sequence ATGCCCCTCGTCCCGACCTCGTCGATCGTCGACTCCGCGCGTGAGGCGCGGGTCGGTGCCGCGGCGTTCAACGTCATCCATCTGGAGACCGCCGAGGCACTCGTCACCGCCGCCGAGCGCACCGACATCCCGTTGATCCTGCAGATCAGCGAGAACTGCATCCGCTATCACGGCAGCCTGCTGCCCCTCACCCGTGCCACCCTCGCCCTCGCCGAGGGCTCGACTGCCCCGATCGCGGTGCACCTCGACCACATCACCGATGCCGACCTGGTCCACCAGGGCGTCGCCGCCGGAGTGGGTTCCGTCATGGTGGACGCCTCCGCCCTTCCCTACGAACAGAACGTGGCCACCACCACCGAACTCACCTCCTGGTGCCACGACCGTGGCGCCTACGTCGAGGCCGAACTCGGCGAAGTGGGCGGCAAGGACGGCGTCCATGCGCCGGGGGCCCGCACGGACCCGGACGAGGCGCTGGCCTTCGTCCGTGCGACCGGGGTGGATGCGCTCGCCGTGGCCGTCGGCTCGTCCCACGCGATGCATGAGCGCACGGCCGTACTGGACAAGGACCTGATCGCGGCGCTGCACACCGCGCTGCCGGTGCCGCTGGTACTGCACGGCTCGTCCGGAGTGCCCGACGACGAACTGCGGCGGGCCATCGCCGCCGGAATGACGAAGATCAATATCTCCACTCATCTGGTCTCCGTCTTCACCCGCTCGATACGGCACGCACTGGACGCCGACCCCGCACTCGTCGACTCCCGCAAGTACCTCAAGCCCGCCCGGGAGGCGGTGGCCGAGGAAGCGGCGAGGCTGTTGGGTGTGCTGGGCGCTCCGGCGACGGTCCCGGGCCAGTACGCGGCCCAGGCGCCGGCCCGGGGGTGA
- a CDS encoding SIS domain-containing protein: protein MSEISYMEQELHSQPETWREAARIGAATGTLPKPGQRVAVVGCGTSWFMAQSYAALREAAGQGVTDPFAASEAFLGSDRGYDAVVAITRSGTTTEVLRVLDAVKGRIPTVTIIGDPETPAVAVSDETVALPFADEKSVVQTRFATTALTLLRAHLGEDVSRAVADAEEALTSPVEKEWVDAEQFAFLGTGWTFGLANEAALKMREASQSWTESYPAMEYRHGPIAIAAPGRVTWLFGQAPEGLEADVVRTGARFVRHARDPLADLVLVQRVALERARARGLDPDNPRSLTRSVMLETPAAS from the coding sequence ATGAGCGAGATCTCGTACATGGAGCAGGAACTGCACAGCCAGCCGGAGACCTGGCGGGAAGCCGCGCGGATCGGGGCGGCCACGGGCACGCTGCCCAAGCCCGGACAGCGGGTGGCCGTCGTCGGCTGCGGCACCTCCTGGTTCATGGCGCAGTCGTATGCCGCCCTCCGCGAGGCGGCCGGACAGGGCGTGACGGACCCCTTCGCCGCCTCCGAGGCGTTCCTCGGCAGTGACCGCGGCTATGACGCGGTCGTCGCCATCACCCGGTCCGGCACCACGACAGAGGTGTTGCGCGTACTCGACGCCGTCAAGGGACGCATCCCGACGGTGACGATCATCGGTGATCCCGAGACGCCGGCGGTGGCGGTCTCCGACGAGACGGTCGCGCTGCCCTTCGCCGACGAGAAGTCGGTGGTACAGACCCGTTTCGCGACGACGGCACTGACGCTGCTGCGTGCGCATCTGGGCGAGGACGTCTCCCGGGCGGTGGCCGACGCGGAGGAGGCGCTGACCTCGCCGGTGGAGAAGGAATGGGTGGACGCCGAGCAGTTCGCCTTCCTGGGGACGGGCTGGACCTTCGGTCTGGCCAATGAGGCGGCGCTCAAGATGCGGGAGGCATCGCAGAGTTGGACCGAGTCCTACCCCGCGATGGAGTACCGCCACGGCCCGATCGCGATAGCCGCACCCGGCCGGGTGACCTGGCTGTTCGGCCAGGCGCCGGAGGGGCTGGAGGCCGATGTGGTGCGGACCGGGGCGCGCTTTGTGCGCCATGCGCGCGATCCACTGGCCGATCTGGTCCTGGTCCAGCGGGTGGCCCTGGAGCGGGCCCGTGCCCGCGGCCTGGACCCGGACAACCCCCGCAGCCTGACCCGCTCGGTGATGCTCGAAACGCCGGCCGCCTCGTAG
- a CDS encoding saccharopine dehydrogenase family protein: MPRQDTSGRAHDLVLYGATGFAGALTAAYLARHAPKDCRWALAGRNTAKLERLRDRLADIDPSCAELPLLRADSGDPDALRALAADTRVLATTVGPYLLHGEPLVAACAAAGTDYVDLTGEPEFIDRMYLRHDATARASGARLVHAGGFDSVPHDLGVLFTVGLLPEGVPVRIDGFVRTNATFSGGTLTSALTVASRPVAMARAARERQRVEPRPDGRTVRASFGPPLKSAETRTWGVPLPTLDPQVIARSAAALDRYGPDFRYRHYAGVRRLPVAVGGALGVGAVCALAQLPPARRWMSRRLEPGDGPGPERRARSWFKVRFVGSGGGARVITEVSGGDPGYDETAKMLAESALSLAFDELPETAGQVTTAVAMGDALTARLQDAGITFRVVRE; this comes from the coding sequence ATGCCACGGCAGGACACCTCCGGACGGGCCCATGACCTCGTGCTCTACGGCGCGACCGGCTTCGCGGGCGCGCTCACCGCCGCCTACCTGGCCCGGCACGCACCCAAGGACTGCCGCTGGGCGCTGGCCGGGCGCAACACCGCCAAACTGGAGCGGTTGCGCGACCGGCTGGCGGACATCGACCCGTCCTGCGCCGAGCTGCCGCTGCTGCGGGCCGACAGCGGCGATCCGGACGCGCTGCGCGCCCTCGCCGCCGATACCCGGGTGCTGGCGACAACCGTCGGCCCGTATCTGCTCCACGGCGAGCCGCTGGTCGCCGCCTGCGCCGCGGCAGGCACCGACTACGTCGACCTGACCGGCGAGCCGGAGTTCATCGACCGGATGTACCTGCGCCACGATGCGACGGCCCGCGCCTCCGGTGCGCGCCTCGTGCACGCCGGCGGATTCGACTCCGTCCCGCACGACCTGGGGGTCCTCTTCACGGTGGGGCTCCTGCCGGAAGGCGTCCCCGTACGCATCGACGGCTTCGTGCGGACCAACGCGACGTTCTCCGGCGGCACGCTGACCTCCGCGCTGACCGTCGCCTCGCGTCCGGTGGCCATGGCGCGGGCCGCGCGCGAGCGGCAGCGGGTCGAACCGCGACCGGACGGCCGTACGGTGCGGGCGTCGTTCGGGCCGCCTCTCAAGAGCGCCGAAACGCGCACCTGGGGCGTGCCGTTGCCGACCCTGGACCCTCAGGTCATCGCCCGCTCGGCCGCCGCGCTGGACCGTTACGGGCCCGATTTCCGCTATCGCCACTACGCGGGCGTACGGCGGCTGCCGGTCGCCGTCGGCGGGGCCCTGGGGGTGGGAGCCGTGTGCGCGCTCGCCCAGTTGCCGCCCGCCCGGCGGTGGATGTCGCGGCGCCTGGAGCCGGGCGACGGGCCCGGTCCCGAGCGCCGCGCGCGCAGCTGGTTCAAGGTGCGGTTCGTCGGTTCCGGCGGTGGCGCACGTGTGATCACCGAGGTGTCGGGCGGTGACCCCGGCTACGACGAGACGGCGAAGATGCTCGCCGAGTCGGCGCTCAGCCTGGCCTTCGACGAGCTGCCGGAGACCGCGGGACAGGTGACGACCGCGGTCGCCATGGGGGACGCGCTGACGGCTCGCCTCCAGGATGCGGGCATCACGTTCCGCGTCGTCCGGGAGTAG
- a CDS encoding sugar porter family MFS transporter, with the protein MSVATLSATPPPPSSRTTRRTGRLFALTGAVVGVIYGYDTGSISGALVFLSKDFHLTEAEKGLVNSILVFGSIAGALIGGKLADALGRKAAMLIVAGSYAVFVALSAVAPNAVVLDVVRFLLGIAIGISIVAAPLYVAESTPARIRGASVAAYQVATVAGIVITYFVNWGLSGGGHWRWMLGLSAIPAALVLIPLLRLPDTPRWYVLKGRTERAVEVMAMTDPDVDPRGEVAAVASALAQESGGSARSLLRKPYARAAFFVVGLGFFCQITGINAVTYYSPQIFEEMGFTGSGQNFLLPSFVQLASLAATVLAILIIDRLGRRVVLLSGIGTMAVMLAVLTAVFAGGALHGATTWVGFAAILLFTAAFNFGFGSLIWVYASESFPAQLRSTGASVMLTADLVANLLIAQFFPSLMAWAGAARTFAGLGFLALVALVFAAVTAPETKGRQLEEIQDFWRNGGRWPASPAPARPDTLSGSAAPPTTS; encoded by the coding sequence ATGTCCGTTGCCACGCTCTCCGCGACGCCCCCGCCACCGTCATCCCGGACCACCCGCCGCACCGGCAGGCTGTTCGCGCTCACCGGCGCCGTCGTCGGCGTCATCTACGGCTACGACACCGGCAGCATCTCCGGTGCCCTGGTGTTCCTGAGCAAGGACTTCCACCTCACCGAGGCCGAAAAGGGCCTGGTCAACAGCATCCTGGTGTTCGGCTCCATCGCGGGCGCGCTGATCGGCGGCAAGCTCGCCGACGCCCTGGGCCGCAAGGCGGCGATGCTGATCGTGGCCGGCTCGTACGCGGTCTTCGTCGCCCTCTCCGCCGTCGCGCCCAACGCCGTCGTGCTGGACGTCGTCCGCTTCCTGCTCGGCATCGCCATCGGCATCTCGATCGTCGCCGCGCCGCTCTATGTCGCCGAATCGACCCCGGCACGCATCCGCGGAGCCTCCGTCGCCGCCTACCAGGTGGCCACGGTCGCAGGCATCGTCATCACGTACTTCGTCAACTGGGGCCTGTCCGGCGGCGGTCACTGGCGCTGGATGCTCGGCCTCTCCGCGATCCCGGCCGCCCTCGTGCTGATTCCGCTGCTCAGGCTGCCGGACACCCCGCGCTGGTACGTCCTCAAGGGACGGACGGAGCGGGCGGTCGAGGTCATGGCCATGACCGACCCGGACGTCGATCCGCGCGGGGAGGTCGCCGCGGTGGCCTCCGCGCTCGCCCAGGAGAGCGGCGGATCGGCGCGCTCGCTGCTGCGCAAGCCGTATGCCCGCGCCGCGTTCTTCGTCGTCGGTCTCGGCTTCTTCTGCCAGATCACCGGCATCAACGCCGTGACGTACTACAGCCCGCAGATCTTCGAGGAGATGGGCTTCACCGGCAGTGGCCAGAACTTCCTGCTGCCGTCCTTCGTGCAGCTCGCCTCACTGGCCGCGACCGTGCTCGCCATCCTCATCATCGACCGGCTCGGCCGGCGGGTGGTGCTGCTCTCCGGCATCGGCACGATGGCCGTGATGCTTGCGGTGCTGACCGCGGTCTTCGCCGGGGGCGCGCTGCACGGCGCCACGACCTGGGTGGGCTTTGCCGCCATCCTGCTGTTCACCGCGGCCTTCAACTTCGGCTTCGGGTCGCTGATCTGGGTCTATGCGAGCGAGTCCTTTCCCGCCCAACTGCGCTCCACCGGGGCGTCGGTGATGCTCACCGCCGACCTGGTCGCCAATCTGCTGATCGCCCAGTTCTTCCCCTCCCTGATGGCCTGGGCGGGTGCGGCCCGGACGTTCGCGGGCCTCGGGTTCCTGGCGCTCGTCGCGCTGGTCTTCGCGGCCGTCACGGCTCCCGAGACCAAGGGGCGCCAGTTGGAGGAGATCCAGGATTTCTGGCGCAACGGGGGGCGCTGGCCCGCGTCGCCTGCCCCCGCGCGCCCGGACACGCTCAGCGGTTCGGCGGCGCCGCCGACGACGTCGTAG
- a CDS encoding DeoR/GlpR family DNA-binding transcription regulator gives MKRHERMNALLELLGDRGRVDVEEAATALEVSAATMRRDMDALAEQQLLTRTRGGAVLSSVAYDLPIRYKHAHRSAEKEAVAQAAAKLVERGDVVGLSGGTTTTAIARVLATRPDFAEAGPQPHLTIVTNSLNIANELAVRPQIKIVLTGGVAHSRSFELVGPFSELVMQQISIDTAFIGANGMDPMMGATVHDEAEARVNRLMAERARRAVVVADSSKIGERCFARVGGADVFDTFITDNGAKEAIRREFTDRGLKVVAARPPVGE, from the coding sequence ATGAAGCGCCATGAACGGATGAACGCACTGCTCGAGCTGCTCGGCGACCGGGGCCGGGTGGATGTCGAGGAGGCGGCGACCGCGCTGGAGGTCTCGGCCGCCACCATGCGCCGCGACATGGACGCACTGGCCGAGCAGCAGTTGCTGACCCGCACCCGCGGCGGGGCGGTGCTCAGTTCGGTGGCGTACGACCTGCCCATCCGCTACAAGCACGCTCATCGGTCGGCAGAGAAGGAGGCGGTGGCGCAGGCCGCGGCGAAGCTGGTCGAGCGGGGCGACGTGGTCGGGCTGAGCGGCGGCACGACGACCACGGCGATCGCCCGGGTGCTCGCCACCCGCCCGGACTTCGCGGAGGCCGGCCCACAACCGCATCTGACGATCGTCACCAACTCCCTCAACATCGCCAACGAGCTGGCCGTACGACCACAGATCAAGATCGTGCTCACGGGCGGGGTGGCCCACTCGCGGTCATTCGAACTGGTGGGACCGTTCAGCGAGTTGGTGATGCAGCAGATCTCCATCGATACCGCGTTCATCGGCGCCAACGGCATGGACCCGATGATGGGGGCCACGGTGCACGACGAGGCCGAGGCCCGGGTCAACCGCCTCATGGCCGAGCGTGCCCGGCGTGCCGTGGTCGTGGCGGACTCGTCGAAGATCGGCGAGCGCTGCTTCGCCCGGGTCGGCGGCGCGGACGTCTTTGACACGTTCATCACGGACAACGGAGCGAAGGAGGCAATCCGCCGTGAGTTCACGGACCGGGGACTGAAGGTCGTGGCGGCTCGCCCACCCGTCGGCGAGTGA
- a CDS encoding YciI family protein yields MFVLELTYTAPLERVDAVLQDHVEWLQKHYAAGHFIAAGRKVPRDGGVILAAGTDRATVERIAAEDPFTLAGVCEYRITEFVATTTAPALEQYREQLPS; encoded by the coding sequence ATGTTCGTCTTGGAACTGACCTATACCGCGCCCCTCGAACGCGTCGACGCCGTCCTTCAGGACCATGTGGAGTGGCTGCAGAAGCACTACGCCGCCGGGCACTTCATCGCCGCCGGCCGCAAGGTCCCACGGGACGGAGGCGTGATTCTCGCCGCCGGGACGGACCGGGCGACCGTCGAGCGGATCGCGGCCGAGGATCCGTTCACCCTCGCCGGGGTGTGCGAGTACCGGATCACGGAGTTCGTGGCGACGACGACCGCTCCGGCCCTGGAGCAGTACCGCGAACAGCTCCCGTCCTGA
- a CDS encoding sialate:H+ symport family MFS transporter, whose amino-acid sequence MTTRPTDTAEHGRHWWREVGPGQWKAMAAAWIGYLLDGFDFVLITLVLTEIADDFRLSTATAASLVSGAFVTRWLGGAVLGAMADRHGRRAAMIASILLYSLGTFACGFAWGYTSLFVARLVIGLGMAGEYGASVTYVLESWPVRWRNRASGFIISGYAGGTVLAAELYAWVVPRWGWRWMFWIGVLPVLVALWMRRSLPEAGDWQRQIGAARTGEERPHPFRPLFTGRIRPWVNAALAATASVALFCVFTPVGTGFVPGLSVVAAGCLVAFAAQLGGRRGGLLYVALMVTVFCAFLYSWPIQALLPTYLKTGLGYTAGQVGDVMFCAGFGTMAGCWLAGFVGDRFGTRRAYAGTLLASLALVFPVFAVRDSLPALGVLLFGLLALSQGISGILPKYLAGHFPTATRAASLGFVYNAGALGGAVAPVLGAHLAEGMHLGRALAVLTFGLTLVVIVLVGGDVPRRLGRLVDRKASGDHLVPEAGGAEASAAGPSGGSGEASADVA is encoded by the coding sequence ATGACGACGCGTCCCACCGATACCGCTGAGCACGGACGGCACTGGTGGCGGGAGGTCGGTCCGGGCCAGTGGAAGGCGATGGCCGCCGCCTGGATCGGGTACCTCCTCGACGGCTTCGACTTCGTTCTGATCACGCTCGTGCTGACCGAGATCGCCGACGACTTCCGTCTGAGCACCGCCACCGCCGCCTCGCTGGTCTCCGGCGCCTTCGTCACCCGGTGGCTGGGCGGCGCCGTCCTGGGCGCGATGGCCGACCGCCACGGCCGCCGGGCCGCCATGATCGCCAGCATTCTGCTCTACTCGCTGGGCACCTTCGCCTGCGGTTTCGCCTGGGGCTACACCAGCCTGTTCGTCGCCCGGCTGGTGATCGGTCTGGGCATGGCGGGGGAGTACGGCGCGAGTGTGACGTATGTGCTGGAGAGCTGGCCCGTCCGGTGGCGCAACCGGGCTTCCGGATTCATCATCTCCGGTTACGCCGGCGGCACCGTCCTCGCCGCCGAGCTCTACGCCTGGGTGGTCCCGCGCTGGGGCTGGCGCTGGATGTTCTGGATCGGCGTGCTGCCCGTCCTGGTCGCCCTCTGGATGCGCAGATCGCTGCCGGAGGCCGGTGACTGGCAGCGGCAGATCGGCGCCGCCCGTACGGGGGAGGAACGCCCCCATCCGTTCCGGCCGTTGTTCACCGGCCGGATCCGGCCCTGGGTCAACGCGGCGCTGGCGGCGACGGCCTCGGTCGCGCTGTTCTGTGTCTTCACACCCGTCGGTACCGGCTTCGTGCCGGGGCTGTCCGTCGTCGCCGCGGGGTGCCTGGTGGCCTTCGCCGCACAGCTCGGCGGCCGTCGCGGAGGGCTGCTGTACGTCGCCCTGATGGTGACGGTGTTCTGTGCCTTCCTCTACAGCTGGCCGATCCAGGCCCTGCTGCCCACCTACCTCAAGACCGGCCTCGGGTACACCGCCGGGCAGGTCGGCGACGTGATGTTCTGCGCGGGCTTCGGCACCATGGCGGGCTGCTGGCTGGCGGGCTTCGTCGGCGACCGGTTCGGCACCCGCCGTGCCTATGCCGGCACCCTGCTGGCCTCCCTCGCCCTGGTCTTCCCGGTCTTCGCGGTGCGGGACAGCCTGCCGGCGCTCGGTGTGCTGCTCTTCGGGCTGCTCGCGCTCAGCCAGGGCATCTCCGGCATCCTGCCGAAGTACCTCGCCGGCCACTTCCCGACCGCCACCCGGGCCGCCTCCCTGGGCTTCGTCTACAACGCCGGGGCCCTGGGCGGGGCGGTGGCGCCCGTTCTCGGGGCCCATCTGGCCGAAGGCATGCACCTGGGCAGGGCGCTGGCCGTGCTCACTTTCGGGCTGACGCTCGTGGTCATCGTCCTGGTGGGCGGCGATGTGCCCCGGCGGCTGGGCCGGCTGGTGGACCGTAAGGCGTCCGGCGACCACCTGGTGCCGGAGGCCGGGGGAGCGGAGGCGTCGGCCGCGGGTCCGTCCGGCGGGTCAGGAGAGGCGTCGGCGGATGTGGCGTAG
- a CDS encoding endonuclease V: MDTPGTISRDDELRHWPADEEQARAVQDRLRPHVRLDEAGPEPGFEGTVVGVDVAYDDARDVVAAAAVALDARTRAVVDEATAVGQISFPYVPGLLAFREIPTVLDALARLTRTPGLVVCDGYGLAHPRRFGLASHLGVLTGLPTIGVAKNPFTFRYEPPGPERGDTSPLLDGDEEVGRALRTQKGVKPVFVSVGHRIDLDRACAHTLHLAARFRLPETTRAADALCRKALADA, from the coding sequence ATGGACACTCCCGGAACGATCTCCCGTGACGACGAACTGCGGCACTGGCCCGCCGACGAGGAACAGGCGCGCGCGGTCCAGGACCGGTTGCGGCCCCATGTACGGCTCGACGAAGCCGGTCCGGAACCGGGGTTCGAGGGCACCGTCGTCGGAGTGGACGTGGCCTATGACGACGCACGCGATGTCGTCGCCGCTGCCGCCGTCGCGCTGGACGCCCGTACGCGCGCCGTCGTCGACGAGGCCACCGCGGTCGGGCAGATCTCGTTCCCGTACGTCCCCGGACTGCTCGCCTTCCGCGAGATTCCCACGGTGCTCGACGCGCTCGCCCGCCTCACCCGTACCCCCGGCCTGGTGGTCTGCGACGGCTACGGGCTGGCGCACCCGCGCCGCTTCGGGCTCGCCAGCCATCTGGGAGTGCTGACCGGACTGCCCACCATCGGTGTCGCCAAGAATCCCTTCACCTTCCGGTACGAACCTCCCGGGCCGGAGCGCGGCGACACCTCCCCCCTGTTGGACGGGGACGAGGAGGTGGGACGTGCGCTGCGGACCCAAAAGGGCGTCAAGCCGGTCTTCGTCTCCGTGGGGCACCGCATCGACCTGGACCGCGCCTGCGCGCACACGCTCCACCTGGCGGCGCGCTTCCGGCTCCCCGAGACGACCCGGGCCGCGGACGCGCTGTGCCGGAAGGCGCTCGCCGACGCCTGA
- a CDS encoding TetR/AcrR family transcriptional regulator, with amino-acid sequence MPAAKKKPTTANASPERRREILNIAAEVFAAHGYNATTVRRIADEAGMLAGSLYYHFDSKESMLDEILSSFLTELWDGYDAVLAARLGPRETIEALVTESFREIDRHRAAVAIYQKEARHLTAQPRFGYLADSQQKFERAWLGTLERGVADGVFRADLDIRLTYRFVRDTVWVAASWYRPGGQHSPEEIARQYLSMVLDGVAVRA; translated from the coding sequence GTGCCAGCCGCCAAGAAGAAGCCGACGACCGCGAACGCGTCACCGGAGCGCCGCCGCGAAATCCTCAACATCGCGGCGGAGGTCTTCGCCGCACACGGCTACAACGCCACCACCGTCCGCCGCATCGCGGACGAGGCCGGGATGCTCGCGGGCAGCCTCTACTACCACTTCGATTCCAAGGAATCGATGCTGGACGAGATCCTCTCCAGCTTCCTGACCGAGCTGTGGGACGGCTACGACGCCGTGCTCGCCGCCCGCCTCGGCCCCAGGGAGACCATCGAAGCCCTGGTCACCGAGTCCTTCCGGGAGATCGACCGGCACCGCGCGGCCGTCGCCATCTACCAGAAGGAGGCCAGGCACCTCACCGCCCAGCCCCGCTTCGGCTACCTCGCGGACTCGCAGCAGAAGTTCGAAAGGGCCTGGCTGGGCACGCTGGAGCGAGGTGTCGCCGACGGAGTCTTCCGGGCCGACCTCGACATCCGGCTCACCTACCGCTTCGTCCGCGACACCGTCTGGGTCGCGGCGAGCTGGTACCGGCCCGGTGGGCAGCACAGCCCCGAGGAGATCGCCCGCCAGTACCTCTCCATGGTGCTGGACGGAGTCGCCGTACGTGCCTGA